The Chitinophaga sp. H8 genome contains a region encoding:
- a CDS encoding NAD-dependent epimerase/dehydratase family protein, with protein sequence MQTVIITGSSGLIGSEASKFFHAKGFRVIGIDNDMRSYFFGAEASTKPSRVKLQDALPHYIHHETDIRNYTDIEKIFAEYSSDIKAVIHTAAQPSHDWAAKEPLTDFGVNATGTLHMLEATRKYSPDAVFIFTSTNKVYGDTPNLLPLIELENRWEIDPKHPFAEHGIDESMSIDHSKHSIFGVSKAAADIMVQEYGRYFGMKTGIFRGGCLTGPAHAGAELHGFLAYLVLCTVHHKPYRIFGYKGKQVRDNIHSKDLINAFWEYFQAPRSGEVYNMGGSRFANISMLEAIQLIEEISGNKLQYTVLDDARSGDHIWYVSDVRKFQQHYPNWKYEYNMRRTLTEMIAAASAK encoded by the coding sequence ATGCAAACAGTTATCATCACCGGCTCTTCGGGATTAATAGGTAGTGAGGCATCTAAATTCTTTCATGCAAAAGGATTCAGGGTAATTGGTATTGATAATGACATGCGTTCTTATTTCTTTGGAGCAGAAGCCAGTACCAAACCCAGCCGGGTGAAGTTGCAGGATGCTTTGCCCCATTATATCCATCATGAAACGGATATCCGGAACTATACAGACATTGAAAAGATCTTTGCTGAATATAGCAGTGATATAAAAGCGGTGATCCATACCGCTGCACAGCCATCGCACGACTGGGCTGCCAAGGAGCCGCTGACAGATTTTGGGGTAAATGCTACCGGTACGCTGCATATGCTGGAAGCTACCCGTAAGTATTCGCCTGATGCTGTATTTATCTTTACCAGTACCAATAAAGTATATGGAGATACACCTAACCTGCTGCCATTGATAGAACTGGAAAACAGGTGGGAAATAGATCCGAAACATCCCTTTGCGGAGCATGGCATTGATGAAAGCATGTCTATCGATCATTCCAAACACAGTATTTTCGGTGTTAGCAAGGCAGCAGCGGATATCATGGTGCAGGAATACGGGCGGTATTTTGGAATGAAAACCGGTATTTTCCGCGGAGGATGCCTGACCGGACCTGCACATGCAGGCGCCGAGCTGCATGGCTTCCTGGCTTACCTGGTACTTTGTACGGTACATCACAAACCTTACCGCATCTTCGGCTATAAAGGCAAGCAGGTACGTGATAATATCCATAGTAAAGACCTGATCAATGCTTTCTGGGAATATTTCCAGGCTCCCCGCAGTGGTGAAGTATACAATATGGGCGGTTCCCGCTTTGCCAATATTTCTATGCTGGAAGCGATCCAGCTGATTGAAGAAATCAGTGGCAACAAATTGCAGTATACGGTGCTGGATGATGCCCGCAGCGGAGATCATATCTGGTATGTGAGTGATGTACGTAAGTTTCAGCAGCATTATCCGAACTGGAAGTATGAATATAATATGCGCCGTACCCTTACTGAAATGATTGCTGCCGCCAGTGCCAAATAA